Proteins encoded in a region of the Solanum dulcamara chromosome 9, daSolDulc1.2, whole genome shotgun sequence genome:
- the LOC129904424 gene encoding uncharacterized protein LOC129904424 — protein MSKFDNSNVLSVCKIVLICGLIIYVTTIIVFNDSGCPSSDLLSSLKFTTLPSYNFQPISTSSNIAQSKSSTNISHLLFGLLGSEKAWHQRKSYIESWWRPNVTNGYLLLDVPPKGDLLPWSSNSPPYKISDDIPKLVNETKHVDATVLRLVHGIMEVFREKHEGVRWLVMGDDDSIFFLDNMVEILAQYDHTKYYYFGGHSEFILSNYWYSFNQGFGGAGFILSYPLAKALSRDMMSCLKRYAHLNAADRTTMTCIADIGVNLSPLLGVHQIDLRGDLSGFLSSHPKSLLMSLHHFDMVDPIFPSMNRAQSGYHLLNAANYDQSRMLQQTICHKRSTSWTFSISWGYSAHIYEKIMPRSWLQNPIETFKTWARSPRPPHYMFDTRRPSWDPCEAPHVFFFKSVERTPGNEILTTYVRAWPRGIGDCSYTGNHSAEYVLEIHVYSPATKRIEIDRCECCDVIHEAGSNKADIKYRECKEDEIIA, from the exons ATGTCTAAATTTGACAACTCCAATGTCCTTAGCGTTTGCAAAATAGTGCTAATTTGTGGTCTAATCATATATGTGACCACCATTATAGTTTTCAATGACTCTGGATGTCCATCATCTGATCTTTTGTCTTCCTTAAAATTTACAACTTTACCTTCTTATAATTTTCAACCAATTAGTACATCATCAAATATTGCACAATCCAAAAGTTCCACTAACATTAGTCACCTTCTTTTTGGTCTTTTAGGTTCTGAAAAAGCATGGCATCAGAGAAAATCATATATTGAATCATGGTGGAGACCAAATGTTACAAATGGATATCTTTTACTAGATGTTCCTCCTAAAGGTGATCTTCTCCCATGGTCTTCAAATTCACCTCCTTATAAAATATCAGATGATATTCCAAAACTTGTTAACGAGACCAAACATGTCGATGCAACCGTTCTAAGGTTGGTTCATGGGATAATGGAGGTGTTTAGAGAGAAACATGAAGGTGTAAGATGGCTAGTTATGGGAGACGATGATTCGATATTTTTCTTAGATAATATGGTTGAAATTCTTGCACAATATGATCATACCaagtattattattttggaGGACATTCGGAATTTATATTATCGAATTATTGGTACTCATTTAATCAAGGTTTTGGTGGAGCTGGATTCATATTGAGTTATCCTTTGGCTAAAGCATTGTCAAGAGATATGATGTCTTGCTTAAAGAGATATGCTCATTTGAATGCTGCTGATAGAACAACAATGACCTGCATTGCTGATATTGGTGTCAATCTTTCTCCTCTTTTGGGTGTTCATCAG ATTGATTTACGTGGTGACCTATCAGGATTTTTATCATCTCATCCAAAGTCTCTATTAATGTCACTTCACCATTTTGACATGGTTGACCCAATTTTTCCCTCTATGAATCGTGCACAATCTGGATATCATCTTCTAAATGCTGCAAATTATGATCAATCACGAATGTTACAACAAACCATTTGCCATAAAAGGTCTACTAGTTGGACCTTCTCAATTTCTTGGGGATACTCAGCACATATTTATGAGAAAATTATGCCTAGAAGTTGGTTACAAAATCCAATTGAAACATTCAAGACATGGGCAAGAAGTCCTAGGCCACCACATTACATGTTTGATACTAGGAGACCTTCTTGGGATCCTTGTGAGGCTCCTCATgtatttttcttcaagtctgTTGAGAGAACTCCAGGAAATGAAATTCTTACAACCTATGTTAGAGCATGGCCTCGAGGGATAGGAGATTGTTCGTATACTGGAAATCATTCTGCAGAATATGTATTAGAAATTCATGTTTACTCACCAGCAACAAAACGTATTGAg attGATAGATGTGAATGTTGTGACGTAATTCATGAGGCTGGATCGAATAAGGCTGATATCAAGTATAGGGAGTGTAAGGAAGATGAGATAATAGCTTGA
- the LOC129904334 gene encoding uncharacterized protein LOC129904334: MSTFDTSKLISISKTVLIWGLVLYLGFIIFFNDSNCPSSQLFSSFRLKWAPFSSQSNDVQSKSSTNISHLLFGLLGSEKAWHHRKSYIESWWRPNVTNGYLLLDVPPKGDLLPWSSNSPPYKISDDIPKLVNETKHVDATVLRLVHGIMEVFREKHEGVRWLVMGDDDSIFFLDNMVEILAQYDHTKYYYFGGHSEFILSNYWYSFNQGFGGAGFILSYPLAKALSRDMMSCLKRYAHLNAADRTTMTCIADIGVNLSPLQGIHQIDLRGDLFGFLSSHPKSLLMSLHHFDMVDPIFPSMDRAQSVFHLQNAAQYDQSRMLQQTICHHRSKSWTFSVSWGYSTHIYEKIMPRSWIQRPIETFKPWQKSPNPPHYMFDVRSPSWDPCESPHVFFFKSIERTPRNEVLTTYTRAWPRGIGTCLNAGNHSAEYIFEIHVYSPAIKRIQMDRCECCDIIHEAGSNRAEVKYRECKEDEIIA; this comes from the exons ATGTCTACATTTGACACATCTAAACTGATTAGCATTTCGAAAACAGTGTTAATTTGGGGTTTAGTCCTATACTTGGGCtttattatcttttttaatGACTCTAATTGTCCATCTTCTCaacttttctcttcttttagaTTGAAATGGGCACCTTTTAGTTCTCAATCAAATGATGTACAATCCAAAAGTTCCACTAACATTAGTCACCTTCTTTTTGGTCTTTTAGGTTCTGAAAAAGCATGGCATCATAGAAAATCATATATTGAATCATGGTGGAGACCAAATGTTACAAATGGATATCTTTTACTAGATGTTCCTCCTAAAGGTGATCTTCTCCCATGGTCTTCAAATTCACCTCCTTATAAAATATCAGATGATATTCCAAAACTTGTTAACGAGACCAAACATGTCGATGCAACCGTTCTAAGGTTGGTTCATGGGATAATGGAGGTGTTTAGAGAGAAACATGAAGGTGTAAGATGGCTAGTTATGGGAGACGATGATTCGATATTTTTCTTAGATAATATGGTTGAAATTCTTGCACAATATGATCATACCaagtattattattttggaGGACATTCGGAATTTATATTATCGAATTATTGGTACTCATTTAATCAAGGTTTTGGTGGAGCTGGATTCATATTGAGTTATCCTTTGGCTAAAGCATTGTCAAGAGATATGATGTCTTGCTTAAAGAGATACGCTCATTTGAATGCTGCTGATAGAACAACAATGACCTGCATTGCTGATATTGGTGTCAATCTTTCTCCTCTTCAAGGCATTCATCAG ATTGATCTACGTGGTGATTTATTTGGATTTCTATCATCCCATCCAAAATCTCTACTAATGTCTCTTCATCATTTTGACATGGTTGACCCAATATTTCCCTCTATGGATCGTGCACAATCAGTGTTCCACCTCCAAAATGCTGCACAATATGATCAATCACGTATGTTACAACAAACCATATGTCACCATAGGTCTAAAAGCTGGACATTTTCAGTTTCTTGGGGATACTCAACtcatatttatgaaaaaattatgcCTAGAAGTTGGATACAAAGACCAATTGAAACATTTAAACCATGGCAAAAAAGTCCCAATCCACCACATTATATGTTTGATGTTAGAAGTCCTTCTTGGGATCCATGTGAATCCCCTCATGTATTTTTCTTCAAGTCCATTGAGAGAACACCAAGAAATGAAGTTCTTACAACATATACTAGAGCATGGCCTCGAGGGATTGGAACTTGTTTGAATGCTGGAAATCATTCTGCAgagtatatttttgaaattcatgtttACTCACCTGCAATAAAACGTATTCAG atGGACAGATGTGAATGTTGTGACATCATTCACGAGGCTGGATCCAATAGGGCAGAGGTCAAGTATAGAGAGTGCAAGGAAGATGAGATAATAGCTTGA